A region of the Candidatus Woesearchaeota archaeon genome:
ACTAAGATGGATGAGTTGGTCCTGAGTATTAAGAATAAACAACACTAAGAACAAACACCATGATCGGGTCGAGCTATCATGTCAAAAAATCCCGTACTTCAAAGAGATGCTGTACTTGCTAGTGCAGCAATGCTCGTTCTCAAAACATGTTTAGGGGCAACAAAGAGTGATACGGTTCTTGTTATTACTGATCATTTGACGAGAAAGATCGGAGAAGCCCTTGCTCATGCAGCACAAAAGTGTTGTCAAGAAATCGATCTAAAGGAAATACCTCCCTTGGTAAGGAATGCACAAGAGCCTCCTGAAACCGTTGCTCGACAGATGCAGGCTGCTGGTGTCATTATTTTAGCAACGGCAAAATCTCTGTCCCATACGAAAGCCCGGAGGGATGCTACAGCCAAAGGAGCACGCATTGCAAGCATGCCAGGTATTACTGAAGCAATGATGGCCCGAGCAGTCATGACCGATTACCCTAGAATGAAAGTACGGACAGAAAAGCTTGCCAAGGCTCTTGAAGGTGCCCATACCCTGCTTATTACCACAAGTTTGGGAACCAACCTCGAGATGTCTATTCGAGGAAGAAAAATCTTCAGTGATACAGGCTTGTATACCTTGCCCAAGCAATGGGGGAATCTACCTGCCGGAGAGGTGTGTTTAGGTCCTTGTGAAGGTGTCACAAATGGCATTTTAGTGGTAGATTCTTGCATGGGAACAGGATTATTGTCAAAACCTATAAAAATAAACATCAGAAAAGGTGTTGCTATTGCCTTTGAAGGTAGTAATGGTAATGATGAAGAAGCAAAGGTGATACAGGCCCAGTTTGATGGCTTTGGTGAAAAGGGCTATAGTGTGGCAGAACTAGGGATAGGAACCAATGCAGATGCGAAGCTTACCGGTCTTATCCTTGAAGATGAGAAAGTATTAGGAACTGCTCATGTAGCCCTTGGAAACAATCTTTCATTTGGTGGTAGTATCGATGTTCCGGTGCATATCGATGGTGTGTTTACAAAACCAACCATCATTGTTGATGGGAAGACTATCATGCATGAGGGGAAATTGCTTATTCAGGATTAATCAATAGGTCATTATCCATCATTACCCTGCACCATTACTCATCATAATTTCCGGCAGTCATTCATGTATATTACTAGGGGAATAACCTATGATGAAAACAGTTCCTGTAGCAACAACCTTAGAGAGACTTCTTCACTTTACTGAAACCGTCTATGAACCGTGGCGTGATCATACTGCTTTGCGTTCTCGTTTTGCGAGTGATCTCCATGAGAGGGGACTTCTTTCTCCGGTAAATCTTACCCTTGCAGCACAGAGCATTGCCTTGCTTGAATTAGGAAGAGGGGGAGGAGATCTACCGCTGTCATCGGATTCTTCATTAGCATCAATCCAACCAATTGCAGAAAAACTTGAATCGTTCTTATTTGATATCAGCGCTTCACTGGTTTATACACCTGAACATCTACAACGACTTATTGATGAAGGGCCTCTTGAACTTTCGCAGCGCTCAGTTCTTGATATGAAGGGCAGGCTTAACCGTTATCTGCGAAATCTTCTGTTACTGAATGATGTCTGGTATCAACATCCTGAACACCGAGATGAACTCCGTGGAGAGATGTATCATCGGATGCAGGATCAATTTGCTGGGGAATTTGACCTTCAGGCTTATGCAGGGCAATTAAGTGGAAAAAATTATCTCGTAGCAGAACTCCCTCAACAAACGCTCGAAGCAATCTTGCAGGATCTTTTCCTTGCAACAACCCATACAAGAGCGAAGCTTCAAGCGCATCTCAATGAAGTCTCACGAACTCTTTATGGCGGAGAGGTAGTTCGTAGTGAACCAACCACTGCAAGGTTACGTACGCTTCTTACTGCATATGATCCCCATCATCCACTTTCTGACTGGGCAACGATTGAACTAGCAAAACGGATAGTTACCTCAGATGCCCGTCTTTTGCATCTTGTGCCTGAATATTTTTCTTCTGAATATTTTGCTCATTTGCGTAAACAGATCGTAAACGTTGACGGTTATGAAGGGCGTATTGGCGGAAAAACCGCAGGAATATTTTTTGCAGCCCCTATTATTCATAGAGAGATGGGTGATGACGCACGATATCTGAGAGATCCACACCAGTTTGTTGTTGACACCTCTATCTCTGATGCTTTCTTTACCCACAATAGACTTCTGGGTGATATCAATCAGATGAAGTGGACCTATGCTGGCGCTGTTCACAGTAATATTGATGGAGACATTGAGGATGCCAAAACAAAGATTGAAGATTTACAGCAAAAAATCCTTGCAGGAGAATTTCCTTCTGATGTTGTTCAACGATTGAGACGGGCGTATGGAGCGCTTCCTTCGGTTCCCCTTGCCGTGCGATCATCGAGCCTTCTTGAGGATGGGGTTAATGCACCATTTCCCGGTGTTTATGAGACCGTCTTTGTTCCAAACGCATCTCCAGATCAAGAACAGAATTTTGCTGCACTATTGCATGCAATTAAAACCGTTTATGCAAGCGTTCTCTCCCCAGGAGCTTTCCAGTATCGCCTAGATACTGATCTTCTTAATGCAGATGAGCGGATGGCAGTTCTTGTGCAGGAAGTACAGGGACATCGAGAGGGAAGGTACTTCTTTCCTGACCTTGCTGGTGTTGTTTTCAGTCGAGCAACACGGGCACCAGACTCAACTCTTGATCTTAAAAAAGGTTGTGCGCGAATTGTTGTTGGCTTAGGTACACGGGCCGTGGACATTGATGATAATGCCCATCTTCTCTATTTTCAGCGACCAGCAATTAATCCTACCACAGAAGATCAACGTGGGAGATATGCACAACATCGTGTTGATGTTATTGATCTTGAAGACAACAGTTTTCGCACACTCCCGGTTAAAGAGTTCCTTGATTCAGTCAGCCCATCTGGACTTCGGGCTAGTGGATTGCCCGTGGTTATGGATCGTGATGATGGTATTGTCCGGCCGTATCCGCCATTTCATAATTCTGGCCATCCATTGAGCCCTTACTGTGATATTGCAAGAGCCTATGGTAATTCTCAGAGAGAAGGAGCACTTCGTCATGGAATCCGTATTATCGAAAGAATGAAGGATATATTACGTACTGCATATGATCGTGATGTGGATCTTGAATTTGCAATTAATTTTGTCACTTCCCCAGATGCAGTTGATGGATGGAGCTCGTCAGTCAGCCTTGTCCAATGCAGGCCACAGTACAACAAGCCAGGAGATCGACCTGCAACGATGCCCTCTCTTACCAATGGAAGTAATCTTACTGTCCTTTACCAAAGTACTACCCCAGAAAGTAATGGCTCTGTCCCAAACATTGAATATCTTTTGGTTGTTGATCCCTCTCGTTATGCAACACTTGGTCCGCAGGGATGGTCAAAACTCTCTATGCTCATAGATGTTATTAACCGTCACTATGCCCATGAAGCAGTTGCATTGGCTGCACCAGGACGATGGGGATCTACGCATCCAAATCTTGGTGTTCCTGTACGCTATGAACAGATTAATAATACTCGTGCAATGATTGAGATGGTCCGTCAAGGAAATGAACCAACCAATGGTTCACATTTTTTTCAGCAGATAGAAGCACGAGGAATCCATATGGTCACGATGTATGTACGGGACGGAGATACGAGCAGTTTACTCTTTCCTCCTCTTGAGGGAGCACCAAATCTGCTCTCTAGCGATAAACGCTTAGCAAACTTTTCTGACCTAGATCCCGCTGTTCGCCTCCTCCATGTTCCTGCAGCAACTCATGAACAGTGTCTCCATCTTGCTATGAATTATGGAAACAGACCACCACAACCAAATGTCTTGATCTATCTCGGACCTAAATCTGAAGGAAACAATAACCACAATCATGCTCATTGATAGATTCATAGTTTATTTCATGATTTATGTCTTTGAGTATAACTGCAATCAGGGACTTTGTTACCCTGCTGCCAAATCTTTATATAGAAGTGTTGCTCTCAATAGTTTATGATTGTCGCTGTTACGGGAAAAATTGGTTCAGGAAAGACAACCGTCTGTAATATTCTCAAGCAACAAGGGGCACATGTTATCCATGCTGATCATGTAGGGCATCAACTTTTGAAGGCTCCTGAAGTCAAACAAAAGCTCAAAAAGACCTTTGGTACCCATGTTTTTACTAAGGGGAAGGTTGATCGAGAAAAACTAGGAAACCTTGCATTCTTCAGCAATGCTGCGCTTCACGAACTGAACAACATTATTCATCCACATTTGCGTAAGGCAATTCAAAAACAGGTTCAGGAGAAAAAGAAACAAAAAAAATTGATCGTTATTGATGCAGCCCTTTACAAAGAGCTGAAGCTTGGTGATTTGACTGATGTTACTGTTCTTGTACGAGCGAAAAAAAGAACGCTTCAGAAACGTAACAAAAAATATCCACCGCACAAGTTCCATCGCATCTTTCACACCCAGCACATGCCCAAGGCAGACCATGTTCTTGAAAATAATGGAACAAAACAAGCCCTTCGAAAGGATGTCCTTACCTTATATGAGGTTCTCCTTGCGTAAGCATCTTATGAGTGACTTATCTTATTGATAACGGTTGATAAAGGATTTAAAGATAATCTCTGAAAGATGATCTCTACCCTATGAAAACAGCTATTTATCCTGGAAGTTTCGACCCGATTACCAATGGGCATCTCGATATTATTCATCGTTCTCTCCATCTTTTTGATAAGCTGATTGTTGCCATTGGTGATAACCCAAAAAAGAGGCCCCTGTTTACGATTGCTGAGCGAAAAGCCTTTATCGAGGAATCGACCAGGAAGTTGCCTGTTACTGTTGACGTTTTTCATGGGTTATTGGCAGATTACTGTGCGCAGAAAAAATGTTTTATCATTGTTCGTGGTCTACGCGCGGTGTCACATTTTGAATATGAGTTTCAAATGGCATTGATGAATCGTCAACTTCAACCTCAGCTTGAAACCGTGCTTTTTATGACTGACAAAGAATACTTCTATCTGAGCTCAACACTTGTCAAAGATTTGGCAAAAAATGGTGCTTCTGTTGATGGTTTAGTCCCACGGATTGTTGCAAAGCATCTCAGGCACAAGTTTGTATAATCGAAAAATCGAAACAAAAAACCGAAATTATTTTAAATCATCCTCGGTTTTCTGCTTTCCCACGGGGGCGTAGCTCAGACTGGGAGAGCGCACGGCTGAAGACCGTGATGTCCTGGGTTCAAATCCCAGCGTCCCCACCTTTTTTCCAAGCATTACTTCCTATTATAGCTCGCATTACTCCTTTCTCATTACCCCTTGAACATTTCGGAAATGGAGCTTTACCAGAAGATGGAGGGGAATAGTACCTTTCTTTGCCTGTTCTAAGGCCTCTTGCACATGCGTGCTTCCCTTCGGAATAGGAAATCCTGCTAACTTTGTAAGTTCTTGCAGCTGCAAGAGCGCAGCATCTCGCGCAATGATTGAAGCAGCAGCTACTTCAACATATTTTTCTTCTGCTTTTGTTACGATAATATCCCCAACCGTACAACCAGGGTACTGGTCAACCACATGCACTATTTTTCCACGTTTCGTTGTGTATTTTCCCCTCAGCTCATCGGCGCATTCACGATGAAGTTTGTTCAAAAGTGACGTAAGGATGACTTCACCATCACGTTGATTGTACTCTTCGGGATAAACATTGCGAATACTCCACTGAAATTTTTGTTTTATAACCTGTGCCAGTCGATGGACAACAAGATCAGAAATCTTTTTAGAGTCCTTTACTCCTAGTTCTTGGAGTTGTTTTCTTTCTTCTGGTCCTGCCATAACTGCGGCAACAACAATACCCCCAAAGGTATCTCCCTTCAGTGCTTCGTCACTGCCTATGATAAGGTGCATGTGTGTTTGTATTGTTGGCAGAACTTCTTTTTTTTCCATGGGAACTGACGAGGAGAGAGGGTATAAATACTTTTGTTTTCTTTACTATTTTGGAAGCTACAAACATTTATAAATGAGGAGAGGATACATACTGTTACAATGGAGCTGGTAAACCTCCTCATGAAAGGTCCTTCTCGAAAAATGTCATTGGGACTCTCGGGCTTAGCACTTATCACTGCCGTGGAATCTTGCGACCTAGGTTATCGTGAATTAAACTTTAAGCCAGATGGGATATATAAATGTAGACCAAAAGAAGGTCAACAAGGTCAAACATATAGATTTGATAGTGGAGATAGCAGAACAGTAGTATGGTTTGGTCAAAACCGCGGCATTGAATTCTATGATCAAATCTCTGGTGAAGTTGTAAGATTGTATGAAAACTCCAATCTTCCATATAATTGCGAATGCATACAACCCAAAGAAGAGAGTAATGCAGAGTCTACGAAACTTTGAGTTTTCACTTTCACATGGATGACGTTGATATTATTGACAAGAATGAAAAAGTGCTTCGCGTTGTTAGTACGGATGTTGCTCATGCCCAGCACCTCCTTCATCGTGCTGTTGGGATTGTGCTCGTCAATAGTAAACATGAAGTACTCTTACAGCTTCGAAAAGCAACAAAATACCAGTATCCTCTTTATTGGTGTGACTCTGTTGCAGGCCATGTTGATGCAGGTGAAATGCCAGATCATGCAGCTGTTCGTGAGATGCAGGAAGAACTTGGAGTTCAGGTTCCACTGGAGTTTGTTGGAAAGATTATCATTAATGAACCCGAGGAGCACGAACTCTTAAGTGTTTATTTTGGTAGAACTGATGGGCCTTTTGTATTGCAGGAAGAAGAAATGGAAGAAGCTACTTTTTTTCCAGTTGCTTTCTTAAAACAGTGCCTCGTTCAAGGAAAGCAATCACAAAAGTCCTTGAAAATGACACCCCATCTTCGTGAGTCTTTGAAACTTGTTTTTGCAAAGTATCCTCTTTAATCCTCGTTAACGAACTTTTCAAGTCTCTTCGGAGATTATTCCTATCGGAATTTATTTTTCACACATATATTTATATGGGACTCTCTTTCTGGCACACCTTCATTTGAGCATTGTTTGACCGTTGAAAAGTTGGAAGGTGATTTCATGACGATTATTATTGATCCAGGTTATAGAGAAGTTGCAGAAGTAGAGTTCTTTCGGAGGCATCCGGATGTATATTCTACAGCGGTTGCTGCAGGAATTGTTCAAAAACTTGCAGAAATTGCAGCACGTAAGGGTCAGCTTCAAGGTTTTCGTGCAGATCTGAATGTGCAGTCCTCAGCACGAACTTTGGATGCAACTTCGTCTCCACCGTTTCCCATTAATGTTAGTATTGCCGGCCAATTGATGATTCCAGAAGACACCCCTTTAGAGCAAATTGCTCGGGATGTTGTTGTCACAACACTAGACAATGCAGGTTATTTTCGTGACGGCGATTTTCATCCAGATCATGTTAATGTTGATATACGGCACATTACTCCACAAGGTATAGTTCTCAATGGCACCACAAAGCAAAACAAATTTGCCGATAGCTGTATAGTACATGGCCATTACCTTGCAGATCCTTACGGTATTGATGGTACCTTTCCCAGTTTAGGTATCGCTTCCGCCATTGATAGACTATTGGCATTGTATTTTCAAGGCTCTCCTGAATCACGGCCAGACGGCAAAGTTCATGTAACCGTACGTTATACACCAAACGGTTTTGTTTGTGATGATACCCATGACGTTTATGTTTGTGATGATGCCCATGGCGTTTATGTTTCACTTGCACACCAGAAGGGAGTTTCTCCTGCATTTTTTCATGCCGTGCAGGACTATCTTGCTGATAATCTTTCTCGATATCATGTTTCTAGGGGCGCGATTGCTGTTAATGCTGGCGGGGATTTTAACGAATACTTTCTTCGTGTTGATGCTGGCGTGAGTAAAGTAAAAGACTCAGTGATAGCCACGGGGGGTATTCATCAGCATGGAACTGATGCTGTTTGGGGAAAATGTTTATGGAAAGCAAGTTCAACACTCTATCCCTATGCATATGCCTTAGCTCGTGCAGTCAGTGAAGCGACGCGTGCACAATATGCTGCAGTTCGATTGCAGGCACAGCATAATCAAGAACAGATCGTTGTGCAGATAGAAGATCTTGATCCAGCTCTTGCACATTATGACACCCGTGAATTAGGACAACTCAGAGAAAGAATGACGCATGCGCTTTCCAGAGCAGGTACTTGTACAGACCCTAGTCCAATTCCTCTTGATCGTAATGGTATTCGTGAGATACTGGGGATGCCGGTAACACTTGACACTTATCGAACATTTAACGATCCGCAAGGATTTCATGATCCTGACAAACCATGGAAATCCAGAAATGACGAGCTTGTGGATCGCGTTTCAACTGCATTTTTGAGATACGACCTTCATGTCTGAATTTGCCTGATAGAGAATACTTTTTATTTTTTTATAACTATATCATTAAAAGAGCTTGACATCTTTGTTAAGACTTCATAGCCATCTTTCTTGACGAGAACGTCATCTTCAATGCGTATCCCATAAGCATTCGGAAAATAAATGCCTGGTTCTATCGTAATAACCATTCCTTCCTGTAAAACATCCACCGATGTTTTACTGATATTTGGACCTTCATGGACATCCATACCAAGACCATGGCCAGTACTATGGATGAAATACTTTTCTCCCAGAACCTTTCGGGCTGCTTGGTCAACGTGTTTTGCTGGTGTTCCCTCCCGCACTTGGTGCAGGCTTGCCTCTTGAGCTCGCATAACACCGAGATATGCTTGTCGTTCTTTTTCAGAAGGATTTCCTACATAAAAAGTGCGAGTAATATCTGAGCAATAGCCCTTATATCGTACACCGACATCAATCACTAAAAATCCGTTCTGAAGAACTTTTCGCTGAGGCACATAATGGGGCATTGCTCCGTGTTTTCCCGATGCAACAATCATTGGAAATGCAGGTTCTACTCCTCGCTGCTTCATTGCAGCTTCCATAAAGGCTACAACATCCTGTTCAGTAACAAATTCCTTTTTTTTCTTACTGAGGAAGGCTTTTACTTCTTGGATAATAGTTGTCGTCATTGCACATGCCCTCTTAATGAGAGCAATTTCTTCTTTTGTTTTTACCATCCTCAGAGCACGCAAGGCCTGACTCATATCGATTTGTTTTCTTCCTGTTGCTTTACGTATCGCTTGAGAACTCAACAATGACAACGCTGCATAGTTTACTCCTATTTTTTCTATTTTTCTTCCATTATTTTTTCTAGGCAAGGCAAAAAACTGTTTTAAGAATCCCGGTTTCCATTCTTTGAGGATTATCTTTATGGTTTTCTGCGACAACACTCGCTGAACGCGTTCATATTCCAGCGAAGGTACTGCAAAAAGAGCACTCCCCTTGTTTGGAACAATCAGCAATGCATATTCGACCTTGATGTTTGTGTAGTACACCATATGGGGATCTATACTGTTCCCATCATTCATCAGAATGAGATAGTCTATTTTCTTCTCATCAAGAATTTTTTGTAGATGTTTGATACGCGTCATGTTGCTAATGGTAGCTTTGGGTAAAGTGCACACCTTTACAGGCAACTGGTCCTGTATAGACTCCATTGCGTTGTTCAATCTCTTTTCCTATGGCAATGATGTTTTGCATAACCTCGGCCATCTTACCATGGATCAATCCACCTTTGACAGGAATCTTTTCTCCATTCTTGAGATAATATCCATGTTCCATGGTCACTGAAAATGCTGTTGTTAATGGATTACTCGTGTGAGATCCCATGATGTGATCAACAATTAAACACTCATCAATCGGAAAAGGTGATCCTTTCATAATAATGTTTCTAAAACTTATGCCTTCGGTGCTTGCATTTCCTGTGCTTTCACGATGATGATGTTTTCCGGTGTTGTAATCGTAGATAAAGTTTTTCAAAATACCGTCATGTATAAGACTTGTTCTTTGCATGGGTGTTCCTTCGGCATCAACCAGATGAGAATGGATACCATAATCCAAAGTTCCATCATCAATCAGGGAGACCTGTGGCGAGCAGATACGTTCTCCTAATTTTTTTGTAAACAACGATTTTTTTTTCACAACATTTCTTCCATTAAGATTGTCAAGGAAGGCGTTCTGAAGTAAGTCACCAAATACATTTGGCATAAACATAACTATGGTTGGTTTTTTCTTAAAGGGCTGAGCATCAAGAAAGGTATGAGCTTTTTCTTTAATCGTTTGAGCGAAA
Encoded here:
- a CDS encoding aminopeptidase translates to MSKNPVLQRDAVLASAAMLVLKTCLGATKSDTVLVITDHLTRKIGEALAHAAQKCCQEIDLKEIPPLVRNAQEPPETVARQMQAAGVIILATAKSLSHTKARRDATAKGARIASMPGITEAMMARAVMTDYPRMKVRTEKLAKALEGAHTLLITTSLGTNLEMSIRGRKIFSDTGLYTLPKQWGNLPAGEVCLGPCEGVTNGILVVDSCMGTGLLSKPIKINIRKGVAIAFEGSNGNDEEAKVIQAQFDGFGEKGYSVAELGIGTNADAKLTGLILEDEKVLGTAHVALGNNLSFGGSIDVPVHIDGVFTKPTIIVDGKTIMHEGKLLIQD
- the coaE gene encoding dephospho-CoA kinase (Dephospho-CoA kinase (CoaE) performs the final step in coenzyme A biosynthesis.); this encodes MIVAVTGKIGSGKTTVCNILKQQGAHVIHADHVGHQLLKAPEVKQKLKKTFGTHVFTKGKVDREKLGNLAFFSNAALHELNNIIHPHLRKAIQKQVQEKKKQKKLIVIDAALYKELKLGDLTDVTVLVRAKKRTLQKRNKKYPPHKFHRIFHTQHMPKADHVLENNGTKQALRKDVLTLYEVLLA
- the coaD gene encoding pantetheine-phosphate adenylyltransferase codes for the protein MKTAIYPGSFDPITNGHLDIIHRSLHLFDKLIVAIGDNPKKRPLFTIAERKAFIEESTRKLPVTVDVFHGLLADYCAQKKCFIIVRGLRAVSHFEYEFQMALMNRQLQPQLETVLFMTDKEYFYLSSTLVKDLAKNGASVDGLVPRIVAKHLRHKFV
- a CDS encoding NUDIX domain-containing protein yields the protein MDDVDIIDKNEKVLRVVSTDVAHAQHLLHRAVGIVLVNSKHEVLLQLRKATKYQYPLYWCDSVAGHVDAGEMPDHAAVREMQEELGVQVPLEFVGKIIINEPEEHELLSVYFGRTDGPFVLQEEEMEEATFFPVAFLKQCLVQGKQSQKSLKMTPHLRESLKLVFAKYPL
- a CDS encoding aminopeptidase P family protein; its protein translation is MESIQDQLPVKVCTLPKATISNMTRIKHLQKILDEKKIDYLILMNDGNSIDPHMVYYTNIKVEYALLIVPNKGSALFAVPSLEYERVQRVLSQKTIKIILKEWKPGFLKQFFALPRKNNGRKIEKIGVNYAALSLLSSQAIRKATGRKQIDMSQALRALRMVKTKEEIALIKRACAMTTTIIQEVKAFLSKKKKEFVTEQDVVAFMEAAMKQRGVEPAFPMIVASGKHGAMPHYVPQRKVLQNGFLVIDVGVRYKGYCSDITRTFYVGNPSEKERQAYLGVMRAQEASLHQVREGTPAKHVDQAARKVLGEKYFIHSTGHGLGMDVHEGPNISKTSVDVLQEGMVITIEPGIYFPNAYGIRIEDDVLVKKDGYEVLTKMSSSFNDIVIKK
- a CDS encoding TldD/PmbA family protein, which encodes MYQLLEIVLPWLLEKQLLAEKLNTMFNEATKLLKEAEKKADYALVRIEESQEESIDVKHNTIHTYDADLSHKYLVKVWINGKEGFSYSNQYSPELVKNALKIAKASTQLDYFYGIPEPKKSKQVKLCDKKVLQLSPGDLVRYATDMIEDIHDERTTLSEGGVSSARNATVLMNSNGVETHEESTEFAIGAGAIAKDGKIATYWDSMNDHRYFGLGSFAQTIKEKAHTFLDAQPFKKKPTIVMFMPNVFGDLLQNAFLDNLNGRNVVKKKSLFTKKLGERICSPQVSLIDDGTLDYGIHSHLVDAEGTPMQRTSLIHDGILKNFIYDYNTGKHHHRESTGNASTEGISFRNIIMKGSPFPIDECLIVDHIMGSHTSNPLTTAFSVTMEHGYYLKNGEKIPVKGGLIHGKMAEVMQNIIAIGKEIEQRNGVYTGPVACKGVHFTQSYH